In Peromyscus eremicus chromosome 15, PerEre_H2_v1, whole genome shotgun sequence, a genomic segment contains:
- the Tmem63a gene encoding CSC1-like protein 1 isoform X2 codes for MWHHTRSIRYKEESLVRQTLFITGLPRETRKETVESHFRDAYPTCEVVDVQLCYSVAKLMYLCRERKKAEKSLAYYTNLQAKTGRLTLINPKTCGQFCCCEVQGCEREDAISYYTRMNDRLLERITAEECRVQDQPLGMAFVTFREKSMATFILKDFNACKCQGLRCKGEPQPSSYSKELCVSKWIVTFASYPEDICWKNLSIQGVRWWLQWLGVNFTLFVVLFFLTTPSIILSTMDKFNVTKPIHALNNPVISQFFPTLLLWSFSALLPSIVYYSTLLESHWTRSGENRIMVSKVYIFLIFMVLILPSLGLTSLDFFFRWLFDKTSSEGSIRLECVFLPDQGAFFVNYVIASAFIGSGMELLRLPGLILYTFRMIMAKTAADRRNVKQNQAFEYEFGAMYAWTLCVFTVIMAYSITCPIIVPFGLIYILLKHLVDRHNLYFAYLPAKLEKRIHFAAVNQALAAPILCLFWLFFFSFLRLGLKAPATLFTFVVVLLTILACLLYTCFGCFKHLSPWNYKTEESASDRGNEAEAHVPSSFTPYVPRILNGLASERTALSPQQQQTYGAIRNISGTLPGQLVAQNPSDSVACAYQES; via the exons GGATGCGTATCCCACGTGTGAGGTGGTGGATGTCCAGCTGTGCTACAGCGTGGCTAAGCTGATGTACCTGTGCAGAGAGAG gaagaaggcagagaagagCCTTGCCTATTACACAAACCTACAGGCCAAGACAGGCCGACTGACCCTCATCAACCCCAAGACTTGTGGCCAGTTCTGCTGCTGCGAAGTGCAGGGCTGCGAGCGG GAAGACGCTATCTCTTATTACACCCGAATGAATGACAGACTGCTAGAGAGGATTACAGCTGAGGAGTGCCGGGTCCAGGACCAGCCCCTAGGAATGGCCTTTGTCACCTTCCGTGAGAAGTCCATGGCTACTTT CATCCTGAAAGACTTTAATGCCTGCAAGTGCCAGGGCCTTAGGTGTAAAGGTGAGCCCCAGCCATCCTCCTATAGCAAAGAGCTCTGTGTCTCCAAGTGGATTGTCACCTTTGCCTCGTACCCTGAGGACATCTGCTG GAAGAACCTCTCCATCCAGGGCGTCCGCTGGTGGCTGCAGTGGCTGGGAGTCAACTTCACTCTGTTTGTGGTGCTGTTTTTCCTGACCACACCCTCCATCATCCTGTCTACCATGGACAAGTTCAATGTCACCAAACCCATTCATGCGCTGAAT AACCCTGTCATCAGCCAGTTTTTCCCCACACTCCTGCTGTGGTCCTTCTCGGCTCTGCTTCCCTCCATTGTCTACTACTCCACACTGCTGGAGTCTCACTGGACGAG gtcGGGGGAAAACCGGATCATGGTGTCAAAGGTCTATATATTCTTGATCTTCATGGTGCTGATCCTGCCCTCCCTCGGCCTGACTAG CCTGGATTTCTTCTTCCGGTGGCTCTTTGACAAAACTTCCTCAGAGGGCTCCATCAGGTTGGA GTGCGTCTTCCTGCCAGACCAAGGTGCCTTCTTTGTGAACTACGTCATCGCCTCAGCCTTCATCGGCAGCGGCATGGAGCTGCTGCGGCTGCCCGGCCTCATCCTCTATACCTTCCGCATGATCATGGCCAAGACGGCCGCTGACCGCAGGAATGTTAAGCAG AACCAGGCCTTTGAATACGAGTTTGGAGCCATGTATGCGTGGACGTTGTGTGTCTTCACCGTCATTATGGCTTACAGCATCACTTGCCCCATTATTGTGCCATTTG GCCTCATCTACATCCTGCTCAAGCATCTGGTAGACCGGCACAACCTGTACTTCGCTTACCTCCCGGCCAAGCTGGAGAAGAGGATCCACTTTGCCGCTGTGAACCAGGCCTTGGCTGCTCCCATCCTCTGcctcttctggcttttctttttctccttccttcgtCTGG GTCTGAAGGCCCCCGCCACTCTCTTCACCTTCGTGGTGGTGCTGCTCACCATTCTGGCCTGCCTGCTCTACACCTGCTTTGGATGCTTCAAGCACCTGAGCCCCTGGAACTACAAG ACAGAAGAGTCAGCAAGTGACAGAGGAAACGAAGCAGAGGCCCATGTGCCCTCATCATTCACA CCCTATGTGCCTCGGATTCTGAATGGTTTGGCTTCAGAGAGGACAGCGCTGtccccacagcagcagcagaccTATGGCGCCATCCGTAACATCAGTGGGACTCTTCCTGGGCAGCTTGTGGCTCAGAATCCTAGCGACAGTGTGGCCTGTGCCTACCAGGAATCCTGA
- the LOC131925307 gene encoding epoxide hydrolase 1-like yields the protein MWLELLLASVLGLVVYWFVSRDKEETLPLEDGWWGPGSKPSAREDESIRPFKVETSDEEIKDLHQRIDRFRASPPLEGSRFHYGFNSSYLKKVVSFWRNEFDWRKQVEILNQYPHFKTKIEGLDIHFIHVKPPQLPSGHTPKPLLMVHGWPGSFYEFYKIIPLLTDPKTHGLSDEHMFEVICPSIPGYGFSEASSKKGFNSVATARIFYKLMLRLGFQKFYIQGGDWGSLICTNMAQMVPNHVKGLHLNVAFITKNIYTLTPLLGRRFGRFLGYTERDIELLYPFKEKAFYSIMRESGYLHIQATKPDTVGCALNDSPVGLAAYILEKFSTWTNQEYRELEDGGLERKFSLEDLLTNIMIYWTTGTIVSSQRFYKENLGQGVMVHRHEGMKVFVPTGYSAFPSELLHAPEKWVKVKYPKLISYSYMERGGHFAAFEEPKLLAQDIRKFVSLAERQ from the exons ATGTGGCTGGAACTTCTCTTGGCTTCGGTGCTGGGCCTTGTCGTCTACTGGTTTGTCTCCCGAGACAAGGAAGAAACCTTACCACTTGAAGATGGCTGGTGGGGCCCAGGGTCGAAGCCCTCAGCCAGAGAAGATGAGAGCATCCGGCCTTTCAAGGTGGAGACATCAGACGAGGAGATCAAG GACTTACACCAGAGGATTGACAGGTTCCGGGCATCCCCGCCTTTGGAGGGCAGCCGCTTCCACTATGGCTTCAACTCCAGCTACCTGAAGAAAGTGGTGTCCTTCTGGAGAAACGAGTTTGACTGGAGGAAGCAGGTGGAGATCCTCAACCAGTACCCCCACTTCAAGACCAAGATTGAAG GGCTGGACATCCACTTCATCCATGTGAAGCCTCCCCAGCTGCCCTCAGGCCACACCCCAAAGCCCTTGCTGATGGTGCATGGCTGGCCCGGCTCCTTCTATGAGTTTTACAAGATCATCCCGCTGCTGACTGACCCCAAGACCCATGGCCTGAGTGACGAGCACATGTTTGAAGTCATCTGTCCCTCCATTCCTGGCTATGGCTTCTCAGAGGCATCCAGCAAGAAAG GCTTCAATTCGGTGGCCACTGCCAGGATCTTCTACAAGCTGATGTTGCGGCTGGGCTTCCAGAAATTCTACATTCAAGGCGGGGACTGGGGGTCCCTCATCTGCACCAACATGGCCCAGATGGTTCCCAA CCACGTGAAAGGCCTGCACTTGAATGTAGCTTTCATTACAAAAAATATCTACACCCTGACCCCTCTCCTGGGCCGGCGTTTCGGGAGATTTCTTGGCTACACTGAGAGGGATATTGAGTTGTTGTACCCCTTCAAGGAGAAGGCTTTCTACAGCATCATGAGGGAGAGCGGCTACCTACACATCCAGGCCACCAAGCCAGACACCGTGG GCTGTGCTCTGAACGACTCACCCGTGGGCCTGGCTGCCTACATCTTAGAAAAGTTCTCCACCTGGACCAACCAGGAATACCGTGAACTGGAGGATGGAGGCCTGGAAAG GAAGTTCTCCCTGGAAGATCTGCTGACCAACATCATGATCTACTGGACAACAGGAACCATTGTCTCCTCCCAGCGCTTCTACAAGGAGAACTTGGGCCAGGGCGTCATGGTCCATAGGCATGAGGG gATGAAGGTCTTCGTGCCCACCGGCTATTCCGCCTTCCCTTCCGAGCTACTGCACGCTCCAGAAAAGTGGGTGAAGGTCAAGTACCCCAAGCTCATCTCCTATTCCTACATGGAGCGTGGGGGCCACTTTGCTGCCTTTGAAGAGCCCAAGCTTCTGGCCCAGGACATCCGCAAGTTTGTGTCCCTGGCAGAGAGGCAGTGA